A single genomic interval of Homo sapiens chromosome 7, GRCh38.p14 Primary Assembly harbors:
- the CCDC136 gene encoding coiled-coil domain-containing protein 136 isoform 3 (isoform 3 is encoded by transcript variant 3), translated as MEAGAGAGAGAAGWSCPGPGPTVTTLGSYEASEGCERKKGQRWGSLERRGMQAMEGEVLLPALYEEEEEEEEEEEEVEEEEEQVQKGGSVGSLSVNKHRGLSLTETELEELRAQVLQLVAELEETRELAGQHEDDSLELQGLLEDERLASAQQAEVFTKQIQQLQGELRSLREEISLLEHEKESELKEIEQELHLAQAEIQSLRQAAEDSATEHESDIASLQEDLCRMQNELEDMERIRGDYEMEIASLRAEMEMKSSEPSGSLGLSDYSGLQEELQELRERYHFLNEEYRALQESNSSLTGQLADLESERTQRATERWLQSQTLSMTSAESQTSEMDFLEPDPEMQLLRQQLRDAEEQMHGMKNKCQELCCELEELQHHRQVSEEEQRRLQRELKCAQNEVLRFQTSHSVTQNEELKSRLCTLQKKYDTSQDEQNELLKMQLQLQTELRQLKVMKSTLVENQSEKELLCRLQKLHLQHQNVTCEKEKLLERQQQLQEELQCHEAELQHLRDTVASFKESNEKDTETHAQLQEMKQLYQASKDELERQKHMYDQLEQDLLLCQLELKELKASHPIPEDKGKCANKCDTLLSRLTELQEKYKASQKEMGQLQMEQCELLEDQRRMQEEQGQLQEELHRLTLPLPKSGLLLKSQELLTKLEDLCELQLLYQGMQEEQKKLIQNQDCVLKEQLEIHEELRRFKESHFQEVLENPDDSKLAKSSKCNRNKQSKLLMEQMQALQVMYDAGQAKQELLQQEQGRLLEERKRLQADLQLCLEEMQLLQVQSPSIKMSLESYGKSYGSMVPSNENCRKTYDTTVDDNESYYKSYTSTQTSSKSFLKSYDSSTSASEAYGKSYCTTSNSSITYKKSYGSTSSSDTCQKSFVSSCTDEEPAEPEDMERFEEMVVKVLIKLQAVQAMYQISQEEHSQLQEQMEKLLAKQKDLKEELDACEREFKECMECLEKPMAPQNDKNENMFGLWKPMVFLAIAAVALYVLPNMRQQESEFCLME; from the exons ATGGAGGCGGGCGCCGGAGCCGGCGCGGGAGCCGCGGGCTGGAGCTGCCCGGGCCCAG GACCCACAGTGACCACTCTAGGCTCCTATGAGGCTTCCGAGGGCTGTGAGAGGAAGAAGGGCCAACGCTGGGGGTCCCTGGAACGACGGGGGATGCAAGCTATGGAGG GGGAGGTGTTACTCCCAGCTCTctatgaggaggaagaggaagaggaagaggaggaagaagaggtggaagaagaagaagaacaagtgCAGAAAGGTGGCAGTGTTGGCTCTCTGTCAGTCAACAAGCACCGGGGACTGAGCCTCACGGAGACAGAGCTGGAGGAGCTGCGGGCTCAGGTGCTGCAGCTGGTGGCAGAACTGGAGGAGACCCGGGAACTGGCAGGGCAGCATGAGGATGACTCCTTGGAGCTACAGG GGCTCCTGGAGGATGAACGGCTAGCCAGcgcccagcaggcagaggtgtTCACCAAGCAGATCCAGCAGCTCCAAG GTGAGCTGCGTTCTCTACGGGAGGAGATTTCCCTGTTAGAGCATGAGAAAGAAAGCGAACTTAAGGAAATAGAACAGGAATTGCATTTGGCCCAGGCTGAGATCCAGAGTCTGCGGCAAGCAGCAGAGGATTCCGCAACTGAACATGAGAGTGACATAGCATCCCTGCAGGAGGATCTCTGCCGGATGCAGAATGAACTTGAAGACATGGAACGCATTCGGGGAGATTATGAGATGGAGATCGCCTCCCTCCGTgcagaaatggaaatgaagagCTCTGAACCATCCGGTAGTTTAGGTCTCTCAGATTACTCTGGGTTACAAG AAGAACTGCAGGAGCTGCGGGAACGCTACCATTTCCTGAATGAGGAATACCGGGCCCTGCAGGAGAGCAACAGCAGCCTCACGGGGCAGCTTGCAGATCTGGAGAGTGAGAG GACACAGAGAGCAACAGAGAGATGGCTGCAGTCCCAAACACTGAGTATGACGTCAGCAGAGTCTCAGACTTCAGAAATGGATTTCTTAGAGCCTGATCCTGAAATGCAGTTGTTACGGCAGCAGCTACGGGATGCTGAAGAGCAGATGCATGGCATGAAGAACAAG TGTCAGGAATTGTGTTGTGAGTTGGAAGAGCTACAGCATCATCGCCAGGTCAGTGAGGAGGAGCAGAGGCGGCTGCAGAGGGAGCTCAAGTGTGCTCAGAATGAGGTGCTTCGGTTTCAGACCTCCCACAGTGTCACCCAG AATGAGGAGCTGAAGTCCAGACTCTGTACCCTGCAGAAAAAATATGATACTAGCCAGGATGAGCAGAACGAGCTCTTGAAGATGCAGCTGCAACTTCAGACTGAGCTCCGGCAGCTCAAAGTCATGAAATCCACACTTGTAGAAAACCAGAGTGAGAAG GAGTTACTGTGCCGGCTGCAGAAGCTGCACCTCCAGCACCAGAACGTCACATGTGAGAAGGAAAAGCTGCTGGAAcggcagcagcagctgcaggaggAGCTGCAGTGCCATGAGGCAGAGCTGCAGCACCTCAGGGATACGGTGGCCTCCTTCAAAGAGAGCAATGAGAAG GACACAGAGACGCACGCTCAGCTTCAGGAGATGAAGCAGCTGTACCAGGCCAGCAAGGACGAGCTGGAGCGGCAGAAGCACATGTATGACCAGCTGGAGCAGGACCTCCTGCTCTGCCAGCTGGAGCTGAAAGAGCTCAAGGCCTCCCACCCCATTCCGGAGGACAAAGGAAAGTGTGCTAATAAG TGTGACACACTGCTGTCCAGACTGACAGAATTGCAGGAAAAGTACAAGGCCAGCCAGAAGGAGATGGGGCAGCTGCAGATGGAGCAGTGTGAGCTCCTGGAGGATCAGAGGAGGATGCAGGAGGAGCAGGGCCAGCTGCAGGAAGAGCTGCACAGGCTCACACTGCCACTGCCAAAGAGTGGCCTCTTACTCAAG AGTCAGGAGCTACTCACCAAGTTAGAAGACCTGTGTGAGCTGCAGCTGCTCTACCAAGGCATGCAGGAGGAACAGAAGAAGCTGATACAGAACCAAGACTGTGTATTAAAAGAACAATTAGAGATCCACGAAGAGCTGCGACGTTTCAAAGAGTCTCATTTCCAGGAAGTGTTGGAGAATCCCGATGATTCCAAATTGGCTAAGTCCTCCAAATGTAATCGAAACAAG caaTCCAAGCTGCTCATGGAGCAGATGCAGGCCCTGCAGGTGATGTATGACGCCGGTCAGGCGAAGCAGGAGCTCTTGCAGCAAGAGCAAGGGAGGCTCCTAGAGGAGCGGAAGAGGCTGCAGGCAGACTTGCAGCTCTGCCTGGAAGAAATGCAGCTGCTTCAAGTCCAGTCCCCTTCTATAAAAATGAGCCTTGAGTCCTACGGGAAGAGCTATGGTAGCATGGTCCCCAGCAATGAGAACTGTCGCAAGACTTATGATACCACTGTGGATGACAATGAGAGCTATTACAAGAGTTACACCAGCACCCAGACCAGCAGCAAGAGCTTTCTCAAGAGCTATGACAGCAGCACCAGTGCCAGTGAGGCCTATGGGAAGAGTTACTGCACTACCAGCAACAGCAGCATTACCTATAAGAAGAGTTACGGCAGCACCAGTAGCTCTGACACCTGCCAGAAGAGTTTTGTCAGCAGCTGCACTGACGAGGAACCTGCTGAGCCTGAAGACATGGAG CGCTTTGAGGAAATGGTTGTGAAAGTGCTGATCAAGCTGCAGGCGGTGCAGGCCATGTACCAGATAAGCCAGGAGGAACACAGCCAGCTGCAAGAGCAGATGGAAAAGTTACTGGCCAAGCAGAAAGACCTGAAGGAAGAGCTGGATGCCTGTGAAAGGGAGTTCAAGGAGTGCATGGAATGCCTTGAAAAGCCCATGGCCCCCCAGAACGACAAGAATGAG AACATGTTTGGGTTGTGGAAGCCTATGGTATTCTTGGCTATTGCAGCTGTGGCTCTGTATGTGTTACCCAACATGCGACAGCAGGAGTCAGAGTTCTGCCTCATGGAGTGA
- the CCDC136 gene encoding coiled-coil domain-containing protein 136 isoform 7 (isoform 7 is encoded by transcript variant 7) → MEAGAGAGAGAAGWSCPGPGPTVTTLGSYEASEGCERKKGQRWGSLERRGMQAMEGEVLLPALYEEEEEEEEEEEEVEEEEEQVQKGGSVGSLSVNKHRGLSLTETELEELRAQVLQLVAELEETRELAGQHEDDSLELQGLLEDERLASAQQAEVFTKQIQQLQGELRSLREEISLLEHEKESELKEIEQELHLAQAEIQSLRQAAEDSATEHESDIASLQEDLCRMQNELEDMERIRGDYEMEIASLRAEMEMKSSEPSGSLGLSDYSGLQEELQELRERYHFLNEEYRALQESNSSLTGQLADLESERTQRATERWLQSQTLSMTSAESQTSEMDFLEPDPEMQLLRQQLRDAEEQMHGMKNKCQELCCELEELQHHRQVSEEEQRRLQRELKCAQNEVLRFQTSHSVTQNEELKSRLCTLQKKYDTSQDEQNELLKMQLQLQTELRQLKVMKSTLVENQSEKELLCRLQKLHLQHQNVTCEKEKLLERQQQLQEELQCHEAELQHLRDTVASFKESNEKDTETHAQLQEMKQLYQASKDELERQKHMYDQLEQDLLLCQLELKELKASHPIPEDKGKCANKSSPTPNPPIFSLPLVGLVVISALLWCWWAETSS, encoded by the exons ATGGAGGCGGGCGCCGGAGCCGGCGCGGGAGCCGCGGGCTGGAGCTGCCCGGGCCCAG GACCCACAGTGACCACTCTAGGCTCCTATGAGGCTTCCGAGGGCTGTGAGAGGAAGAAGGGCCAACGCTGGGGGTCCCTGGAACGACGGGGGATGCAAGCTATGGAGG GGGAGGTGTTACTCCCAGCTCTctatgaggaggaagaggaagaggaagaggaggaagaagaggtggaagaagaagaagaacaagtgCAGAAAGGTGGCAGTGTTGGCTCTCTGTCAGTCAACAAGCACCGGGGACTGAGCCTCACGGAGACAGAGCTGGAGGAGCTGCGGGCTCAGGTGCTGCAGCTGGTGGCAGAACTGGAGGAGACCCGGGAACTGGCAGGGCAGCATGAGGATGACTCCTTGGAGCTACAGG GGCTCCTGGAGGATGAACGGCTAGCCAGcgcccagcaggcagaggtgtTCACCAAGCAGATCCAGCAGCTCCAAG GTGAGCTGCGTTCTCTACGGGAGGAGATTTCCCTGTTAGAGCATGAGAAAGAAAGCGAACTTAAGGAAATAGAACAGGAATTGCATTTGGCCCAGGCTGAGATCCAGAGTCTGCGGCAAGCAGCAGAGGATTCCGCAACTGAACATGAGAGTGACATAGCATCCCTGCAGGAGGATCTCTGCCGGATGCAGAATGAACTTGAAGACATGGAACGCATTCGGGGAGATTATGAGATGGAGATCGCCTCCCTCCGTgcagaaatggaaatgaagagCTCTGAACCATCCGGTAGTTTAGGTCTCTCAGATTACTCTGGGTTACAAG AAGAACTGCAGGAGCTGCGGGAACGCTACCATTTCCTGAATGAGGAATACCGGGCCCTGCAGGAGAGCAACAGCAGCCTCACGGGGCAGCTTGCAGATCTGGAGAGTGAGAG GACACAGAGAGCAACAGAGAGATGGCTGCAGTCCCAAACACTGAGTATGACGTCAGCAGAGTCTCAGACTTCAGAAATGGATTTCTTAGAGCCTGATCCTGAAATGCAGTTGTTACGGCAGCAGCTACGGGATGCTGAAGAGCAGATGCATGGCATGAAGAACAAG TGTCAGGAATTGTGTTGTGAGTTGGAAGAGCTACAGCATCATCGCCAGGTCAGTGAGGAGGAGCAGAGGCGGCTGCAGAGGGAGCTCAAGTGTGCTCAGAATGAGGTGCTTCGGTTTCAGACCTCCCACAGTGTCACCCAG AATGAGGAGCTGAAGTCCAGACTCTGTACCCTGCAGAAAAAATATGATACTAGCCAGGATGAGCAGAACGAGCTCTTGAAGATGCAGCTGCAACTTCAGACTGAGCTCCGGCAGCTCAAAGTCATGAAATCCACACTTGTAGAAAACCAGAGTGAGAAG GAGTTACTGTGCCGGCTGCAGAAGCTGCACCTCCAGCACCAGAACGTCACATGTGAGAAGGAAAAGCTGCTGGAAcggcagcagcagctgcaggaggAGCTGCAGTGCCATGAGGCAGAGCTGCAGCACCTCAGGGATACGGTGGCCTCCTTCAAAGAGAGCAATGAGAAG GACACAGAGACGCACGCTCAGCTTCAGGAGATGAAGCAGCTGTACCAGGCCAGCAAGGACGAGCTGGAGCGGCAGAAGCACATGTATGACCAGCTGGAGCAGGACCTCCTGCTCTGCCAGCTGGAGCTGAAAGAGCTCAAGGCCTCCCACCCCATTCCGGAGGACAAAGGAAAGTGTGCTAATAAG TCATCCCCTACCCCCAATCCCCCCATCTTCTCCTTGCCTCTTGTAGGCCTGGTGGTCATCTCGGCTTTGCTCTGGTGCTGGTGGGCTGAGACGTCGTCCTAA
- the CCDC136 gene encoding coiled-coil domain-containing protein 136 isoform 5 (isoform 5 is encoded by transcript variant 5): MEAGAGAGAGAAGWSCPGPGPTVTTLGSYEASEGCERKKGQRWGSLERRGMQAMEGEVLLPALYEEEEEEEEEEEEVEEEEEQVQKGGSVGSLSVNKHRGLSLTETELEELRAQVLQLVAELEETRELAGQHEDDSLELQGLLEDERLASAQQAEVFTKQIQQLQGELRSLREEISLLEHEKESELKEIEQELHLAQAEIQSLRQAAEDSATEHESDIASLQEDLCRMQNELEDMERIRGDYEMEIASLRAEMEMKSSEPSGSLGLSDYSGLQEELQELRERYHFLNEEYRALQESNSSLTGQLADLESERTQRATERWLQSQTLSMTSAESQTSEMDFLEPDPEMQLLRQQLRDAEEQMHGMKNKCQELCCELEELQHHRQVSEEEQRRLQRELKCAQNEVLRFQTSHSVTQSSPTPNPPIFSLPLVGLVVISALLWCWWAETSS; the protein is encoded by the exons ATGGAGGCGGGCGCCGGAGCCGGCGCGGGAGCCGCGGGCTGGAGCTGCCCGGGCCCAG GACCCACAGTGACCACTCTAGGCTCCTATGAGGCTTCCGAGGGCTGTGAGAGGAAGAAGGGCCAACGCTGGGGGTCCCTGGAACGACGGGGGATGCAAGCTATGGAGG GGGAGGTGTTACTCCCAGCTCTctatgaggaggaagaggaagaggaagaggaggaagaagaggtggaagaagaagaagaacaagtgCAGAAAGGTGGCAGTGTTGGCTCTCTGTCAGTCAACAAGCACCGGGGACTGAGCCTCACGGAGACAGAGCTGGAGGAGCTGCGGGCTCAGGTGCTGCAGCTGGTGGCAGAACTGGAGGAGACCCGGGAACTGGCAGGGCAGCATGAGGATGACTCCTTGGAGCTACAGG GGCTCCTGGAGGATGAACGGCTAGCCAGcgcccagcaggcagaggtgtTCACCAAGCAGATCCAGCAGCTCCAAG GTGAGCTGCGTTCTCTACGGGAGGAGATTTCCCTGTTAGAGCATGAGAAAGAAAGCGAACTTAAGGAAATAGAACAGGAATTGCATTTGGCCCAGGCTGAGATCCAGAGTCTGCGGCAAGCAGCAGAGGATTCCGCAACTGAACATGAGAGTGACATAGCATCCCTGCAGGAGGATCTCTGCCGGATGCAGAATGAACTTGAAGACATGGAACGCATTCGGGGAGATTATGAGATGGAGATCGCCTCCCTCCGTgcagaaatggaaatgaagagCTCTGAACCATCCGGTAGTTTAGGTCTCTCAGATTACTCTGGGTTACAAG AAGAACTGCAGGAGCTGCGGGAACGCTACCATTTCCTGAATGAGGAATACCGGGCCCTGCAGGAGAGCAACAGCAGCCTCACGGGGCAGCTTGCAGATCTGGAGAGTGAGAG GACACAGAGAGCAACAGAGAGATGGCTGCAGTCCCAAACACTGAGTATGACGTCAGCAGAGTCTCAGACTTCAGAAATGGATTTCTTAGAGCCTGATCCTGAAATGCAGTTGTTACGGCAGCAGCTACGGGATGCTGAAGAGCAGATGCATGGCATGAAGAACAAG TGTCAGGAATTGTGTTGTGAGTTGGAAGAGCTACAGCATCATCGCCAGGTCAGTGAGGAGGAGCAGAGGCGGCTGCAGAGGGAGCTCAAGTGTGCTCAGAATGAGGTGCTTCGGTTTCAGACCTCCCACAGTGTCACCCAG TCATCCCCTACCCCCAATCCCCCCATCTTCTCCTTGCCTCTTGTAGGCCTGGTGGTCATCTCGGCTTTGCTCTGGTGCTGGTGGGCTGAGACGTCGTCCTAA
- the CCDC136 gene encoding coiled-coil domain-containing protein 136 isoform X9: MEAGAGAGAGAAGWSCPGPGPTVTTLGSYEASEGCERKKGQRWGSLERRGMQAMEGEVLLPALYEEEEEEEEEEEEVEEEEEQVQKGGSVGSLSVNKHRGLSLTETELEELRAQVLQLVAELEETRELAGQHEDDSLELQGLLEDERLASAQQAEVFTKQIQQLQGELRSLREEISLLEHEKESELKEIEQELHLAQAEIQSLRQAAEDSATEHESDIASLQEDLCRMQNELEDMERIRGDYEMEIASLRAEMEMKSSEPSEELQELRERYHFLNEEYRALQESNSSLTGQLADLESERTQRATERWLQSQTLSMTSAESQTSEMDFLEPDPEMQLLRQQLRDAEEQMHGMKNKCQELCCELEELQHHRQVSEEEQRRLQRELKCAQNEVLRFQTSHSVTQNEELKSRLCTLQKKYDTSQDEQNELLKMQLQLQTELRQLKVMKSTLVENQSEKELLCRLQKLHLQHQNVTCEKEKLLERQQQLQEELQCHEAELQHLRDTVASFKESNEKDTETHAQLQEMKQLYQASKDELERQKHMYDQLEQDLLLCQLELKELKASHPIPEDKGKCANKCDTLLSRLTELQEKYKASQKEMGQLQMEQCELLEDQRRMQEEQGQLQEELHRLTLPLPKSGLLLKSQELLTKLEDLCELQLLYQGMQEEQKKLIQNQDCVLKEQLEIHEELRRFKESHFQEVLENPDDSKLAKSSKCNRNKQPRSQAQHAQRPDSELGQEIQELIQSKLLMEQMQALQVMYDAGQAKQELLQQEQGRLLEERKRLQADLQLCLEEMQLLQVQSPSIKMSLESYGKSYGSMVPSNENCRKTYDTTVDDNESYYKSYTSTQTSSKSFLKSYDSSTSASEAYGKSYCTTSNSSITYKKSYGSTSSSDTCQKSFVSSCTDEEPAEPEDMERFEEMVVKVLIKLQAVQAMYQISQEEHSQLQEQMEKLLAKQKDLKEELDACEREFKECMECLEKPMAPQNDKNEIKELQTKLRELQLQYQASMDEQGRLLVVQEQLEGQLQCCQEELRQLREKRPSVVKEARGKNANKNMNKNANGVKMKKVTKPCSDTSESDLETRKSLEVVLYYKASQRKLDGLAKEEEKKEEMEEEKKQVKEEAKEQCGDELVAEPADPEEAKSTEDQEENEEDKEEEEKEEDSEEEEDDADSSLESPEENNPLRLSESKKNMFGLWKPMVFLAIAAVALYVLPNMRQQESEFCLME, from the exons ATGGAGGCGGGCGCCGGAGCCGGCGCGGGAGCCGCGGGCTGGAGCTGCCCGGGCCCAG GACCCACAGTGACCACTCTAGGCTCCTATGAGGCTTCCGAGGGCTGTGAGAGGAAGAAGGGCCAACGCTGGGGGTCCCTGGAACGACGGGGGATGCAAGCTATGGAGG GGGAGGTGTTACTCCCAGCTCTctatgaggaggaagaggaagaggaagaggaggaagaagaggtggaagaagaagaagaacaagtgCAGAAAGGTGGCAGTGTTGGCTCTCTGTCAGTCAACAAGCACCGGGGACTGAGCCTCACGGAGACAGAGCTGGAGGAGCTGCGGGCTCAGGTGCTGCAGCTGGTGGCAGAACTGGAGGAGACCCGGGAACTGGCAGGGCAGCATGAGGATGACTCCTTGGAGCTACAGG GGCTCCTGGAGGATGAACGGCTAGCCAGcgcccagcaggcagaggtgtTCACCAAGCAGATCCAGCAGCTCCAAG GTGAGCTGCGTTCTCTACGGGAGGAGATTTCCCTGTTAGAGCATGAGAAAGAAAGCGAACTTAAGGAAATAGAACAGGAATTGCATTTGGCCCAGGCTGAGATCCAGAGTCTGCGGCAAGCAGCAGAGGATTCCGCAACTGAACATGAGAGTGACATAGCATCCCTGCAGGAGGATCTCTGCCGGATGCAGAATGAACTTGAAGACATGGAACGCATTCGGGGAGATTATGAGATGGAGATCGCCTCCCTCCGTgcagaaatggaaatgaagagCTCTGAACCATCCG AAGAACTGCAGGAGCTGCGGGAACGCTACCATTTCCTGAATGAGGAATACCGGGCCCTGCAGGAGAGCAACAGCAGCCTCACGGGGCAGCTTGCAGATCTGGAGAGTGAGAG GACACAGAGAGCAACAGAGAGATGGCTGCAGTCCCAAACACTGAGTATGACGTCAGCAGAGTCTCAGACTTCAGAAATGGATTTCTTAGAGCCTGATCCTGAAATGCAGTTGTTACGGCAGCAGCTACGGGATGCTGAAGAGCAGATGCATGGCATGAAGAACAAG TGTCAGGAATTGTGTTGTGAGTTGGAAGAGCTACAGCATCATCGCCAGGTCAGTGAGGAGGAGCAGAGGCGGCTGCAGAGGGAGCTCAAGTGTGCTCAGAATGAGGTGCTTCGGTTTCAGACCTCCCACAGTGTCACCCAG AATGAGGAGCTGAAGTCCAGACTCTGTACCCTGCAGAAAAAATATGATACTAGCCAGGATGAGCAGAACGAGCTCTTGAAGATGCAGCTGCAACTTCAGACTGAGCTCCGGCAGCTCAAAGTCATGAAATCCACACTTGTAGAAAACCAGAGTGAGAAG GAGTTACTGTGCCGGCTGCAGAAGCTGCACCTCCAGCACCAGAACGTCACATGTGAGAAGGAAAAGCTGCTGGAAcggcagcagcagctgcaggaggAGCTGCAGTGCCATGAGGCAGAGCTGCAGCACCTCAGGGATACGGTGGCCTCCTTCAAAGAGAGCAATGAGAAG GACACAGAGACGCACGCTCAGCTTCAGGAGATGAAGCAGCTGTACCAGGCCAGCAAGGACGAGCTGGAGCGGCAGAAGCACATGTATGACCAGCTGGAGCAGGACCTCCTGCTCTGCCAGCTGGAGCTGAAAGAGCTCAAGGCCTCCCACCCCATTCCGGAGGACAAAGGAAAGTGTGCTAATAAG TGTGACACACTGCTGTCCAGACTGACAGAATTGCAGGAAAAGTACAAGGCCAGCCAGAAGGAGATGGGGCAGCTGCAGATGGAGCAGTGTGAGCTCCTGGAGGATCAGAGGAGGATGCAGGAGGAGCAGGGCCAGCTGCAGGAAGAGCTGCACAGGCTCACACTGCCACTGCCAAAGAGTGGCCTCTTACTCAAG AGTCAGGAGCTACTCACCAAGTTAGAAGACCTGTGTGAGCTGCAGCTGCTCTACCAAGGCATGCAGGAGGAACAGAAGAAGCTGATACAGAACCAAGACTGTGTATTAAAAGAACAATTAGAGATCCACGAAGAGCTGCGACGTTTCAAAGAGTCTCATTTCCAGGAAGTGTTGGAGAATCCCGATGATTCCAAATTGGCTAAGTCCTCCAAATGTAATCGAAACAAG CAGCCAAGAAGCCAGGCCCAACATGCCCAGAGGCCAGATTCAGAATTGGGGCAGGAGATACAGGAACTAATA caaTCCAAGCTGCTCATGGAGCAGATGCAGGCCCTGCAGGTGATGTATGACGCCGGTCAGGCGAAGCAGGAGCTCTTGCAGCAAGAGCAAGGGAGGCTCCTAGAGGAGCGGAAGAGGCTGCAGGCAGACTTGCAGCTCTGCCTGGAAGAAATGCAGCTGCTTCAAGTCCAGTCCCCTTCTATAAAAATGAGCCTTGAGTCCTACGGGAAGAGCTATGGTAGCATGGTCCCCAGCAATGAGAACTGTCGCAAGACTTATGATACCACTGTGGATGACAATGAGAGCTATTACAAGAGTTACACCAGCACCCAGACCAGCAGCAAGAGCTTTCTCAAGAGCTATGACAGCAGCACCAGTGCCAGTGAGGCCTATGGGAAGAGTTACTGCACTACCAGCAACAGCAGCATTACCTATAAGAAGAGTTACGGCAGCACCAGTAGCTCTGACACCTGCCAGAAGAGTTTTGTCAGCAGCTGCACTGACGAGGAACCTGCTGAGCCTGAAGACATGGAG CGCTTTGAGGAAATGGTTGTGAAAGTGCTGATCAAGCTGCAGGCGGTGCAGGCCATGTACCAGATAAGCCAGGAGGAACACAGCCAGCTGCAAGAGCAGATGGAAAAGTTACTGGCCAAGCAGAAAGACCTGAAGGAAGAGCTGGATGCCTGTGAAAGGGAGTTCAAGGAGTGCATGGAATGCCTTGAAAAGCCCATGGCCCCCCAGAACGACAAGAATGAG ATCAAAGAACTGCAGACCAAGCTGCGGGAGCTGCAGCTGCAATACCAGGCTAGCATGGATGAGCAGGGGCGGCTTCTGGTAGTGCAGGAGCAGCTGGAGGGGCAGCTGCAGTGCTGCCAGGAGGAGCTCCGCCAGCTCAGGGAGAAGAGGCCTTCTGTTGTCAAAGAAGCCCGGGGGAAGAATGCTAATAAGAACATGAACAAGAATGCCAATGGGGTTAAAATGAAAAAGGTGACCAAGCCATGCTCGGATACTTCTGAGAGCGACCTTGAGACCAGAAAG AGTCTGGAGGTAGTGCTGTACTACAAGGCCAGCCAGAGGAAATTAGATGGACTagcaaaagaggaggaaaagaaagaggagatggaggaggaaaaaaagcaagtgAAAGAGGAAGCAAAGGAGCAGTGTGGGGATGAGCTAGTTGCTGAGCCAGCAGATCCTGAGGAAGCTAAATCCACAGAAGATCAGGAGGAAAATGAAGAGgacaaagaggaagaggagaaggaagaagacagtgaagaggaggaggatgacGCCGACTCTTCCCTTGAAAGTCCCGAAGAAAATAACCCCCTCAGACTTTCCGAGAGCAAAAAG AACATGTTTGGGTTGTGGAAGCCTATGGTATTCTTGGCTATTGCAGCTGTGGCTCTGTATGTGTTACCCAACATGCGACAGCAGGAGTCAGAGTTCTGCCTCATGGAGTGA